TAGCGTCGGGTGCTGCGTGAGCCAATCAGATAACCGTTAACAGCGCCGAAAAAGATCGTTCGGGGGAATTAATCGTGTCGTTCATATCTCGTTTAGCTTCTCCTCAGAGAAATTACCGCAGTTGGCACCGTATCGATCCATCATCCCGAATATCGGTGCACgaggtctctctctctctctctcatacacacacacacacacacacagccaACCTTAACGTTCTCTTAATCACCGGAACGATATTTTGCGCTGTGCGTGTAACATGAGTAACGTACGAGATGAACGAAGGTTTTTTCAGTAGgatttttatacgtatatatgtgtataaaatgtgtataaaaaaagaggagCGCTTGCCCGTTGTCTTTGCcggttaaaaataaaaacgatctCGTGCCTCACTTACtattaacgtaaaaaaatagaaatataaaaagggTTTACTTATACCCACTGCACGCTGCAATGCCGATAAGTTTATGCCGCTTAGCAGTTTACTTACCGTGAGCGTGTGTAAAAGAAAGgcctttcttttctatttgcaaaaaaatgcaaaataaagcGTACCAAGGAAGAAAAACTAATCCTTTATATTTGCTTAagctaaagaaaattattaatacggtcgtataaaatatcacacaatgtacaataatattaaaatattaattaaaacgacTAAAAAGTTATCGACGACTTCGGGGGATTTTaggtagtttttttttttacattgcaataaaatgatatttcgagcttgaataaaatttaaataacaaaataaaatctgaaataaCTGTAgtgtaatttttacacaataacttttcgtttttattacagattttatttattttgcgcgTCTCgttattcagaaaaaaaatatgttaatcgTGCTCCTCCTATTAGTATGTTGATACGCGTGGAGAACGCCGGCTGGGAGCAACCATCCTGATAACCCCCTCAGATTCTACGGCACATGCGACACGACACGACCCGCTCTCGCTCACTGCATATCTATATGCATATGTGTGCATATGTATGTGCGAGGTTACAATGTAAAAAACCGTCTCACCGTTCGTACGCGTGAAATTTTCCGCGCCTCCTGGGCGTGGAACCGCCTGTACGCGATTACACGACTCACACGGCCGGGACGAATGCCTCTTTGTGTTTGCCGTGAGCACTGTCATTTCGTCACGTGGCGTAATAAGCGCCGACACGACGCATTTTGTCGAGATTCGCAAGGAGATaccgtcggcggcggcggtggcggcggggGGGAGCTCGGCCTCGCACCACCGGGTCCTGTTCCCCTCGCGAGAAACAGGGCTCCGCGGGAGCGGGTAATCGTTTACCTGCGAACGGACGGGGGTTTACCTCGGGTGAGAAGCCCGCGGTTCGTCCGGCCGCACTACGAGGAACGTCCGAGAGAGCGCTTTATGGGAAATATACGGTCCCGATGTTAAGTGGCCCGCGAGTCGTAAAATTACAAGGTGCGCGCCGGCGTACCGGACGCCCCCGTCGTAATTTCACGGGTCGTGGATCTGCACACCGATAACGCGCGCTCATGAGGCCCAGCCGACAACGGCGGACGGTTTTTCCTAATGAAGCATCCAGGACATCGGGATTTTTATGTCGACTGAACGAGGAAACAGCACTTCGATCCGACAAAAGGACTGTACTTTGGCTCCTGCGAGGACTCTTTTTCGCACCATTCGCGATTTGCCCTTTCGAAATCGCGATCACCACCGGTTTTCGCAGCGGACAGAATTGCGCAAAGGCATCGTCGCAATTGCTTATTTCCGGTTTAGCCGCCGACTGGAAGCGGAGACGGAAGGAATACGgatgtgtatgtgtacgtgCAAGAACGTGTATACATGACGTTTGCCTCGATAGCAGATCGCGTTTTTGGTCGTTAGAAAATGAGTTTTGCACCCGTCTCGTCAGAAGCTAAAGAAATTGACTTTTTCTGTGGAAAAGAATTGGAAACCACAGATTATAACGCACCAATACTGGCGCACTTTGTTTTAGTTTTGATAGTATTCCttaaacaaaagctaaaataaaattttaaaagtataactGCAAACTAGATAGTACCTTCTATCAGATTGcatagcaatttttataatactgtttcatactttgtaataattaatgtttttgcaactaaaaacaaatttttaaaaaattgggcCACAAAACTGGAATAATAGATtaccctttctttttttaaaacataagttattttaacaaaatatgtacagatttaatatatatggatTCCTAGAAACCTTTCATTTcgatgtaaaacattttttgttgattatataaatatcttattccGTACGATGTAATATGTAgcatgaatatatatataatttaatttctccaGAATGTATTTCAcctaataattattgcaaaatagtAATTCTATCTACTTCGTATTATGTTAAGTTACATAAatgatttacttaatattttattttatatttgtgtcaAAGAACTGATTTTTAACAATTGATATAGAcagaatttatatacatttacgatTGCACACGTGCAAAAAATGGCAAAATAAAGATCCAATCAAGAGTAGTGCAACTGAAGTTTTACAGTTCGATTCGTTATGCCAGTGGAAAATCGTTCCTATCCGATAAAATTGCATtgttattgattatattttcgacgtttttgttcagcatttgaaaaaaatatcgcggCGTATTATTTTAACCGTCCACAGATTAAACCGCAGTAACAGTTGAATGCGTTATTTacggaaatatttttgatatcgagaattaattttgatttcacaaaatattaaaattcagatAAAACTTCTGCTTCCTATTTCTATTGTCTCATTATTTAAAGTGGCTTATACGTTATCTCAATTCGCAGATTTATATTGCATTAACAAAATGCGTATCGTTACAATCaatgttttttgcaaaattaagcaatagaaataaaacattgagagagagagagagagagagagagagagagagagagagagagagagagagagagagagagcgcttCAATGGTTAATCGGAAATTCTCTGTGAAACTATTGCACTGCTGCGTATATATTAAGTTTAAGAGTTTCCAAATAACGTCGACGCATACTTCTACATAAAAGTCTATAGAGAGAAAGGTATTGCATAGCACGGACCTCTAGTATCAAAGGTAAGGAACATAAAAGCCACCCTCTCTTGGAGATAGAGATTGGCACTCGCGATTGATACACGCGTGCTTGATTTTCTGTCCTTTGAAGAGCCCCTCCCTGGGATCAcctcctctcgcgaatgaatCATACCCGAGACTGTCAGGAAATTGTCCAAGTTCTCTTCGAAATTTTCGGGCCGACACAATACGTCGAGCGTGAGATTTCATTGCGTGAGAAAGAGTCGCGGAGCCGTACCGACGTTTAGGCGACGTGTCAGGCATCACTGTCGACGAGATCTTCAAACATTTTCCGTTCGGGTTCCCGGGGGTGACCGCTCGCCGTATAATTCATGAAAATACTTGGCTCGGGTATTGCGGCAACGGATCGCCgcgataaaattgttttgtctCTACAGGGAACACAGCTAACGGTCGTCGGGGATGGAGAGCTCAACCCTACATCCGCGCACGTGGGGATCGAGTTCGCGGATACGTCCGATCCATTATCCGACGGTACCCCGCATCCGTGCAGCCCCTGACGATCGATCTTACTATCGCGCTATCTCGGTAGGCTAACAAGGAGCTCCTATCAGAATTATGCCCCGGGATGAAATGGTGCGAGTCATgcgaaataatgaaataaagcCGATGGGCCGCTTAATTCAACAGTTTTGTTTACGTTGTTCGACAGATATCCGTAACGAATTGTTTGAGCAGCTATTAACTGAATTTGAGGACAATTTTCGTTATCGCAAGGAATTTGTCCAGCtggatttatttttagattataatcAGGAAATGTTAAGTCATTAGAAGAAAATCTGATATTACGCTCTTTTCCtattatattatgtgtaataactttgttaataatattttgaaaactcAATGATTACATTTGTTATTGTgttattcaattaattcaaatgtaatatttattatttataatattgtttataaaaatgtgataacACTGTATAATGGCTTGAAAAGTAATAAGAGTGATTTagtcacaaaaataaatttaaactattgtttttgttttaaaaaagtattttgttatataaaaattacttgttcattcaaaataaagaaaaaatattgtaaaatatatacaggTATATGTACATAACTTTTCGTatagtactgaaaatctatacttacatgtataatgtaattgtagttataaagttataaattaataaaggaactgtaataaatttattgaataactactttaacataaaaacttcaaaaaagaatgttaaatttattaaagcatTATGCTTAAAGGGTTGCATTAGCCCAtcttatatatgataaaattaaaaaatatataatatatatatatatatatatatatatatatacacatctaatataaatttattatcattatagatagatagataaacaTGTAAATCAGCATTGAtacataacattaataatgtaaatttgtgaaaatgtataagtttttaatattttcttgaaattagaattttttaaattacgcaattattatttataaataaatataaatattatattataaaattatgttaatatacttatttcctcatataaatacaaatgtacGAACAGATGATCTGAATTGGTTAAATTCACTATCGAAGAGCAAGCTTAGGCAAGCGATCACGTGCGGTCACGTGGACCAGATAGCGGTTCACGAATCATTGAACATGGAGCCATTGAGCGAGAAACTGATGTACAATCTACGGTATTACTCCGACTCTCGTGTGTCGATTGCTAACAACAATGTGGCCATCATCCTTAAAGAAGGAACTAAATGTGCTGATGACGACTGAATTTCTTAACGCAAAAATTCCAACAAAAATAGGAAAACATGATTCATTTGATACTTGTCAACATGTTCTGAAACGAAAATCTATGGTTACATATTCTTATCACATTCTCAACATTCTTATTGTTATCTATGTCTCATCTTAAAAATTTGCGAAGTAACTCGACAAGACTGTACTACATTTTAAActagcaaaataatttattcgtggtatatattaattttgtttgcatATCTTTTGTTTACAATTGTCACATTTATCATAACTATTAGCTACTGGTTATTtcgttttgtattattatattcaatccaagttattttttttttattatacattttgtaattatttcctttaaaaaacttcctacgtaataatattaatcagcATCACTCACAGTAGAATTGGGAGCATAAATCTAAATGTATATCACGCACTATGGAAAGTACAATTTCACGATGATATATCATTCTGAAAAGCTTATCttgtgttaattattaatgagtTGTTATGAGtaagaacaaaaattcaaGAACAAGGTTTTAAAGTGTTACATAACagtttttcttatttcctgttttacttttattttattgtaatatatatatatgtataatcattattatgtttcattttattattctgtaatttattcatattatatatgtagtaaatatttttatttttatttattaataaataagtgtgtgtgtgtgtgtgtgtgtgtgtgtgcaggTGTGCAGTCTCTTGCGGCaaacttttatatgattgGAGTGTATTTCACATCGCACTAGTCAAAATGACAGTTTTTGAACAATGTTAGGTTTTTATATGGGGCAAAGCGCAATATTTACGATGACCATTCTATTTTCATGGAAATCAGGTCGCGCAATCCTTCATCATAAGTCGGAAAGTTTTAATTACGGTACGGATAATGATGACAAACGATGCGTGATACGTATGCGATATCGGTGTCACCGCAAGGAGAGAATATGTTCACAGTCAGCCATTTGCGTGTCTGCTCAGGACAAGACGCATTGATGGTTGATTGATACCCTACCTAGTTCGATATTTATCGAATTGATGCTCCCTGATTGACATCGggcttttgaaaatttatagtgtgaagcaaataaaattctctatttttatgCAACACGCATGGACAATAATGgacgtaaaataataatgttaacatataataaaattagttttaataatgatGAATAACACATACTTTCGACAATCCATTCAGCCTATAAAACTTCGCccaatttaacattttaataaaaaaattttataaaacttattatataaagcttattataaaacaatcagGCAGAATCttataaagtaaaacttttcaaaataaagatagatagataaatagctaaagatagataaatagatatgAAGAAcgcatatgtataaaaattcatgggatatttattttgacttaatattttatatcgattACAACTTATATATCCAGcaagacatttttatattaaactttgtACTATTGATCTCGTCTGAAGAATAGAGTAAGAAATAACAAGTTAGCTCGGTAAATACTACATAGTCGGGATTTAAGTCCGATGGGAATTGTAGAAACACGAGCATACGCGCACGTGTAAATgggaaagaggaagagggaaAAGGCAAGTTTCTTTCCACGATGTTCGTGATCGCTTGTACTCGCGGGCAGTGATTAGGAGCGATGCGTGAAACGTTCGTAACGTTAATGAAAGAAGAGATCGCCGGTACGTGACGTGCCATTTCCACTCGCGGTCAGATCAAGCGGAGAATTTTATCCTCTGTAGCGATTGTTCTCGCCCGATCCGACGTGACGGCGTTTATTGGATCGATACATGGTCTCTCTTCTTCTCGGCGTTAATAAAAAGCACCGGCCGATATTATCCGCTGGTGGCGGCGGACGGCGCGAGCTGCTGGCATCTCTTGATAGTATAAAAAATGGCAACCGCAGCCAGCAACAGCTACGTGACGTGAGTAATTACCAGCAGCCACGTGAACACATACGCAATGCTAGGGATGCGATAGTGCAGCGCATCTACATATTGGTACGAAAAACGTTTCAAAGGCGATCGTTAAGCATTTCTTCCTCTCCCTCATCCAGCACGCAACAGTGCatcgtatataaaaaattttatcttcaaGTTTAAATAAGagattcaaaatatattataattaattctaataaactgtgcaaattttgtatttaaaatgtgctcttcaaaattaaatttagatttattaattagatgccttaaaaaaaaataaattttagaaaaagaacTACACCGTAATATGTTTcgtataattacaaaattataatttaatttatctaagctttatataatattgttttaacaaacacgtaattataaatgtgattgcacaataaaagaatacaGATTTTGTATTCTTGCGTAACATATTGAATATGCTCgttgtaagaaaatatttacaattcgAACCGACGCAATTGCAATTTGCATATAGCAAACATTTCAAATGAAATATAGACGACATATCTCTGATTCACTCATCAGTTAATTTTAGATTGTCATcagaacaaaatattgaacATATTATAATGGCCATGATCTCAAAGAGATAAGATTTCTTATCTATTCGACGTTGAATAGATAAGAATACATTCATACGTTCATCTTTCTCGAAATTTTACGTAGAATGTAGTTGAAGGAAATTTGAGCACATTTTGCATACgtcaagtaataatatattaaattaaacgaaaATTATGATATGTATGATTGCATTAttcgaagaatttttatatataataatttttccgtgataatttttaataaaacttttatatgtcTTTGCACATTTAATATATCCATAAAGAgtcaatttttgaataatattgtgcagtatttaaagtaaatttcttataaaataatacgtatgtTTGTAAAACCGTGAACTGCAacgatttatatattaataggattaaatattgtatacttCTTTGCGTATAAATTGGATTCATTCGTACTTTTTTAATAGGaattaatgtgtaataaaCTCATCGAACATGaatatattgtttcaattttattacgcattgTATTATTAACGAACATGATCCTGATAGAATGTATATTgccttattaataatactattacTTCCGTACTTTATAAACCTTTTATCTgaaacgtaaaaaattattattattaaatataatatattttgtgatcgacatttgcaataaaaaaaagtgaaattatatgtgtaagtgtttaaaaaattggtatGTGTGAGTGAGAGAAAGTTGTAGAATCCAAGCACTTCCTGGCAGTGTTTAACGTCACGAATATAAATTTCGAATTCGTTATTAggattgaataataaaaaagaattttaatactttctcAGCAGCTGCCAGAAATTATCAACGATAAACCGGAAACGCTTTTCGACATCTATCAGCTATTAAACGATCGTCACTGTCTACCTAGGAAAATATTTGTACCTTGTTCCCTGATGATAGGATAAGCTGTTTGTTAATTTCATATGACTCGTTCACTACACCCTCCACTACTGGTTCTGCATCCGTAAAAGCCGGAGAGCTACTACCGTAGCTACTCACTTAGCTAATTCTTACGGTCTCACGTACCATAAGCTGACGCGGCTGAAAATGATGAGTCTGAGATTCGAGATTACACACGTACAGAGGAACACGTTTCGAGTTATGGCGTTGAATATGAAACGCTCCTTCGCGTTGAATTTATGAAAAGGAATTAATTTGCGCGATATGGTCGACAGAGtcgcgaaaataaaaaaagtcgcACGACATTATTGATGCGAACAATATAAATggaataaacataattaattgttaaggTAGAAACCTACAAAGCGATGctcataaagatttttaataaataattatgcaactacctacaaaatattaaataaaaaatattgaagtgttttatgtatatagatatatatctGCACGctcatatacatgtataaaatatatctgcGTAAAATACAtcgagaaaattatattaaataatattttccatattatttattttgtttacatcTCAAGATACAATGTCACGAATAGAAGGTGCTTgtgataaaatctttaaaatattccaCTATACGCAGAAATCAAATGCGATGTCTCTTACGCGTTGTTTTCCAGGTATTCTTATTTGATTCCGATTAAATATCCACATTTGCGTCAGAAAAGTCTGGTACTACTTAATAACGCGTGTAATGTTTATCAATGGTATTTACGTTATCAGACCCCCTATGATTAGTCAATATACTAACAATGAGAAAAGCTAAGGAAATATATGAAGATATATTAGTTACCAGAAAGATAATTATGTCAAATAAATGCCATATAAAacgaaaataacattttccattttttaactattacaAACAGTATAATATACttgttacacaaaattttgtaagacaCTGCGTgtcttataaaatacaaaaaaatatatttgattaatacatACATCTCATCATACAATACTAATTCTTTTCGTCTaaacaagatatttatatctgtgaatattaacatttttatatatccaataaaacaattttttacttcttttagCAGCTTTCATATTGTACAATTTCATTCATGAGTATTACACTGAagtttattcatataatataaaaaatatcaacattaatattaaattagtaattacattattactttattaaatatgtaaaatatgtttttatattttacacaaaacataataaaaaaatgtaaaatctctTAAagtatagtaatatttaagtaaGAAAACATAAGAATGCTCTTTACTCTTTCgttgacaaaaaatttatataaatatatatgataacaagaaataaattcCTACAACCTACAGGAAAGCGAAcgaaaaatgaaacaaataatCTTACGTAAGCTGTCATTGTCGAGAGATAGAAATCTGCGAGGTAACATGGTGCGATCCTTTGTGGAGCCAAACATGAGAATTGATAACGTGAAGATATAAATACGTTCATCGACTACAGTTGAGCAGTATGGTTTTAGTTAACAGACGGCTCCACATATAATTTCACAAAATGCggattttactttttgtgCTTTTGTGCCTTACCTTGGCTATCGGCGGAAGAGTAGGCTATCAAGATAAATTTGACATAGGTGAACGTCAAGAAGACGATTACCTTATTACTAATAGAACTATCTTCAAGGTAAATAACTATACACTATTTCCATAGGAAtttcatatatacattataaaaaacaaaagctGAAAATCTTAAATCTAGACTTTCCTTGAATCtagaaatttaagaatttcagaaattttcCCTTCTTACTATatcatttttactttaaataaataaatttaataataaaattttccaaatattagcaatgttttacaaaataattttttgttttttaaatttgtttgttaAATGTAGCACTACATTTATAGTAAATCAATTtacatcaaaattatattaacagatttctagatatttacatttagatgatcaaataatatatgtctcattaataattacatgatGATATTAatcctattaaaaaattacagccTGTTATTCCTTGGAAGCCTATGATAATCACAGTTGGCGTAAGGGCTCCAAAAAATGCAATTCTTACCTacgttaaaatagaaaatataggAGATAAACAAGCTCAATTTATACCAAAAAGACTCAGTCAAACAAATATAGCTATAGTGGTTCTTGGAAAACGTGGAGAAGGATTGCTTGTGCAGGTAGAAGGTTACGCAAAGGATATTTTAACACCTGCTCCAACTACCGAAAAATCTAGTAATGAAGACAAAAGTTCTAGTAGCAGTTCTAGTAGCGAATCTAGTAGCGAAGAAAGCAAAAGTAGCGAGGAAAACAACGGTGGTGGAAACAACAACTCTGGTGAAAGTGGCGATGGAGGAAACAGCGCACCTGATGCCGGAGATGGAAACAATTCTGGTGAAGGTGGTGATGGAGGAAATAGCGCACCCGATGCCGGTAACGGAAATAACAACTCAGGCGAAGAAGGTAATGGAGGAAACAGCTCACCCGATGCCGGTGACGGAAACAACTCTGGCGAAGGAGGTGATGGAGGAAACAGCGCACCAGATACTGGCGATGGAAACAACAACTCTGGCGAAGGAAATGATGGAGGAAACGGCGCACCCGACGCTGGGGATGGAAACAACAATTCAGGCGAAGGAGGTGATGGAGGAAACAGCGCGCCCGATGCCGGTGACGGAAACAACTCTGGCGAAGGAAATGATGGAGGAAACGGCGCACCCGATGCTGGGAATGGAAACAACAATTCAGGCGAAGGAGGTGATGGAGGAAACAGCGCACCCGATGCTGGGGATGGAAACAACAATTCAGGCGAAGGAGGTGATGGAGGAAACAGCGCACCCGATGCTGGGGATGGAAACAACAATTCAGGCGAAGGAGGTGATGGAGGAAACAGCGCACCCGATGCTGGGGATGGAAACAACAATTCAGGCGAAGGAGGTGATGGAGGAAACAGCGCGCCCGATGCCGGTGACGGAAACAACTCTGGCGAAGGAAATGATGGAGGAAACGGCGCACCCGATGCTGGGAATGGAAACAACAATTCAGGCGAAGGAGGTGATGGAGGAAACAGCGCACCCGATGCTGGGGATGGAAACAACAATTCAGGCGAAGGAGGTGATGGAGGAAACAGCGCACCCGATGCTGGAGATGGAAACAACAATTCAGGCGAAGGAGGTGATGGAGGAAACAGCGCACCCGATGCTGGGGATGGAAACAACAATTCAGGCGAAGGAGGTGATGGAGGAAACAGCGCACCCGATGCTGGAGATGGAAACAACAATTCAGGCGAAGGAGGTGATGGAGGAAACAGCGCACCCGATGCTGGGGATGGAAACAACAATTCAGGCAAAGGAGGTGATGGAGGAAACAGCGCACCCAATGCTGGGGATGGAAACAACAATTCAGGCGAAGGAGGTGATGGAGGAAATAGCGCACCCGACGCTGGCGATGGAAACAACAACTCTGGCGAAGGAAATGATGGAGGAAACAGCGCACCCGATGCTGGGGATGGAAACAACAACTCTGGCGAAGGAAATGATGGAGGAAACAGCGCACCCGATGCTGGGGATGGAAACAACAATTCAGGCGAAGGAGGTGATGGAGGAAACAGCGCACCCGATGCTGGGGATGGAAACAACAATTCAGGCGAAGGAGGTGATGGAGGAAACAGCGCACCCGATGCTGGGGATGGAAACAACAATTCAGGCGAAGGAGGTGATGGAGAAAATAGCGCACCCGACGCTGGCGATGGAAACAACAACTCTGGCGAAGGAAATGACGGAGGAAACAGCGCACCTGATGTCGGTGAAGGAAACAATTCAGGCGAAAGAGGTGATGGAGGAAATAGCGCACCCGACGCTGGCGATGGAAACAACAACTCTGGCGAAGAAAATGATGGAGGAAACGGCGCACCCGATGCTGGGGATGGAAACAACAATTCAGGTGAAGGAGGTGATGGAGGAAACAGCGCACCCGATGCTGGGGATGGAAACAACAATTCAGGCGAAGGAGGTGATGGAGGAAACAGCGCACCCGATGCTGGGGATGGAAACAACAATTCAGGCGAAGGAGGTGATGGAGGAAACAGCGCACCCGATGCTGGGGATGGAAACAACAATTCAGGCGAAGGAGGTGATGGAGGAAACAGCGCACCCGATGCTGGGGATGGAAACAACAATTCAGGCGAAGGAGGTGATGGAGGAAACAGCGCACCCGATGCTGGGGATGGAAACAACAATTCAGGCGAAGGAGGTGATGGAGGAAACAGCGCGCCCGATGCCGGTGACGGAAACAACAATTCAGGCGAAGGAGGTGATGGAGGAAACAGCGCACCCGATGCTGGGGATGGAAACAACAATTCAGGCGAAGGAGGTGATGGAGGAAACAGCGCACCCGATGCTGGGGATGGAAACAACAATTCAGGCGAAGGAGGTGATGGAGGAAACAGCGCACCCGATGCTGGGGATGGAAACAACAATTCAGGCGAAGGAGGTGATGGAGGAAACAGCGCACCCGATGCTGGGGATGGAAACAACAATTCAGGCGAAGGAGGTGATGGAGGAAACAGCGCACCCGATGCTGGGGATGGAAACAACAATTCAGGCGAAGGAGGTGATGGAGGAAACAGCGCGCCCGATGCCGGTGACGGAAACAACAATTCAGGCGAAGGAGGTGATGGAGGAAACAGCGCACCCGATGCTGGGGATGGAAACAACAATTCAGGCGAAGGAGGTGATGGAGGAAACAGCGCACCCGATGCTGGGGATGGAAACAACAATTCAGGCGAAGGAGGTGATGGAGGAAACAGCGCACCCGATGCTGGGGATGGAAACAACAATTCAGGCGAAGGAAGTGATGGAGGAAATAGCGCACCCAACGGTGGCAATGGAAACAACAACTCTGGCGAAGGAAATGATGGAGGAAACAGCGCACCCGATGCTGGGGATGGAAACAACAATTCAGGCGAAGAAGGTGATGGAGGAAACGGTGCACCCGATGCTGGGGATGGAAACAACAATTCAGGCGAAGGAGGTGATGGAGGAAACAGCGCACCCGATGCCGGTGACGAAAACAACTCTGGCGAAGGAAATGATAAAGAAAACGGCGCACCCGATGCTGGTGACGGAAACAACAATTCAGGCGAAGGAGGTGATGGAGGAAACAGCGCACCCGATGCCGGTGACGAAAACAACTCTGGCGAAGGAAATGATAAAGAAAACGGCACACCCG
This sequence is a window from Monomorium pharaonis isolate MP-MQ-018 chromosome 3, ASM1337386v2, whole genome shotgun sequence. Protein-coding genes within it:
- the LOC105840697 gene encoding uncharacterized PE-PGRS family protein PE_PGRS54 isoform X1, which translates into the protein MRILLFVLLCLTLAIGGRVGYQDKFDIGERQEDDYLITNRTIFKPVIPWKPMIITVGVRAPKNAILTYVKIENIGDKQAQFIPKRLSQTNIAIVVLGKRGEGLLVQVEGYAKDILTPAPTTEKSSNEDKSSSSSSSSESSSEESKSSEENNGGGNNNSGESGDGGNSAPDAGDGNNSGEGGDGGNSAPDAGNGNNNSGEEGNGGNSSPDAGDGNNSGEGGDGGNSAPDTGDGNNNSGEGNDGGNGAPDAGDGNNNSGEGGDGGNSAPDAGDGNNSGEGNDGGNGAPDAGNGNNNSGEGGDGGNSAPDAGDGNNNSGEGGDGGNSAPDAGDGNNNSGEGGDGGNSAPDAGDGNNNSGEGGDGGNSAPDAGDGNNSGEGNDGGNGAPDAGNGNNNSGEGGDGGNSAPDAGDGNNNSGEGGDGGNSAPDAGDGNNNSGEGGDGGNSAPDAGDGNNNSGEGGDGGNSAPDAGDGNNNSGEGGDGGNSAPDAGDGNNNSGKGGDGGNSAPNAGDGNNNSGEGGDGGNSAPDAGDGNNNSGEGNDGGNSAPDAGDGNNNSGEGNDGGNSAPDAGDGNNNSGEGGDGGNSAPDAGDGNNNSGEGGDGGNSAPDAGDGNNNSGEGGDGENSAPDAGDGNNNSGEGNDGGNSAPDVGEGNNSGERGDGGNSAPDAGDGNNNSGEENDGGNGAPDAGDGNNNSGEGGDGGNSAPDAGDGNNNSGEGGDGGNSAPDAGDGNNNSGEGGDGGNSAPDAGDGNNNSGEGGDGGNSAPDAGDGNNNSGEGGDGGNSAPDAGDGNNNSGEGGDGGNSAPDAGDGNNNSGEGGDGGNSAPDAGDGNNNSGEGGDGGNSAPDAGDGNNNSGEGGDGGNSAPDAGDGNNNSGEGGDGGNSAPDAGDGNNNSGEGGDGGNSAPDAGDGNNNSGEGGDGGNSAPDAGDGNNNSGEGGDGGNSAPDAGDGNNNSGEGGDGGNSAPDAGDGNNNSGEGGDGGNSAPDAGDGNNNSGEGSDGGNSAPNGGNGNNNSGEGNDGGNSAPDAGDGNNNSGEEGDGGNGAPDAGDGNNNSGEGGDGGNSAPDAGDENNSGEGNDKENGAPDAGDGNNNSGEGGDGGNSAPDAGDENNSGEGNDKENGTPDAGDGNNNSGEGGDGGNSAPDAGDGNNNSNEGGDGGNSAPDVGDGNNNSGEGNDGENDAPNAGDGNNNSVERNDGGNSAPDAGEGNNSDEGNNGGNGAPNAGDGNNNSGEEGDGENGAPDAGDGNNISGEGSDGGNSAPDAGDGNNNSGEGGDGGNSAPDVGDGNNNSGEGNDGENGAPDAGDGNNNSGEGGDGANSVPDAGDGNNISDEGGDEGNSIPDAGDGNNNSGERGDGENSAPDAGKGNNANEGGAGDNNASDAGDGDGENEPDGNKSIPDAGDGNNSVPENDNGNNNAPEGSNENNSAPNDGDGSNTATNDDENNSAPIWDGNSTSNNDNGDNNEVNNGAKNDSTSNNGNGDSNNNNNSSDNNVKA